CTTCTATGACTATATCGACATCAAAATTCGTTACCCCCAGCAGGAGGTCCCTTACAAACCCGCCGACCGCGAAAGCGGTAAATTCCATCTCTTCGGCAAGCCTGCCCGCCAGCCTCAACAACTCGGCCATCTTGCCCGGGAACGCCTTTTTTATCCTCGGTGTGAGGTTCACCGTGACGCGGGGTTCCTCTTTCAGGTCCCCGCCCGACGCTGCGGCAAAAAGCCTTCCGTGGAAAGCGCGCAGGATATCGGACCTCGTGACAAGGCCCAGAAGGTTGACACCGTCGAATACAGGCACGCAGCCCACTTCCTTCTGCTGGATCATGTCCTGTATCGCGTAAACCGAGGTATCCGGTTTCACGGGAAAGATCTTTCGCGACATATAGCCCTTGACGCGCGCGTGGCCGAAACCGAGAGATACCGCCCTGTCGAGGTCCTTAAGAGCGGCTATCCCTTCCAGCCGCCCGTTAACTTTAACGACCGCATATTCGGAGAGGGCCTTGGCCAGTTTTTCCCTAGCCGCGCTCACAGGCTCGTCTATATCCATCTCGACAGGTTTCCCGGTTACCAGTTCTCTTGCTTTTATATCGGAATGTATATGGGAGCGCAGGTATTCTATAAGTTTCGATTTTACCTCTGCCAGGCTCATATCCCTGATCACGGCGCCTGCGGCCGAAGGGTGCCCCCCTCCCCCGAACAGGGCCGCAATCTTCGCGACATTCACGAAAGGCAGGCCGCTGCGCGCGATGAACTGCACTTTATCCCTCGTCTGGACCATCACGAAGATGAGGTTGAAATTCTCGGCCTCTTCGAGCTTATGCGCCAGGAGGCTCAGGTCGTCGACGTACTGTTCGCTCGTTATCGCCGCGATCGCGACATGGACGCTGTTTATTACATGCACCTCTGTTGACTGGATAAGGAGGGCCAGCAGGCTAAGTTCCTTGTCGGTCAGCTCCCTCCTCAGGTACGACGATACGAGGTGCAGGTCCGCGCCCATAGAGACGAGGAAACTCACCATATCAATATCTTCCCTTGTGGTAGTAGGGAATGAGAGCGAACCGGTATCCTCGTATATGCCGAGCGCCATGATAGTGGCCTCAAGCGGCGAGATCTTTATCTCCCTGTCTTTTATCAGGTCTACAAGGATAGTAGTGGACGCTCCGGTCTTTCCGTAAATATCCTTGTCAGCTTTAATATCTTCGCCGGTCCTCGGGTGGTGGTCATAAATATGCACATCCACCCCTTTTTTCCCGGCGAGCTGCGCCATTTTTCCTATGCGGCTCTTGAGCCTCGTCTCCACGATTATAAGCCGCGTCACGTTCTCGAGCGAAGCGTCTTTTTCATACTCGATCTTGACGAGGTCGGAGCACAGGGACATAAACTCCCGCACGGCCCTCTCCTGCGAACCGGGGAGGACAAGCCGCGCGCCCGGGTAGAGCTTGCGCGCCGCGACCATCGACGCGAGCGCGTCGAAGTCGGCGTTGGCGTGCGTCGTTATAAGGTCCGTCAATAGAAGAGCGAGACTCCCGCCGTAACTGAATTAGTGTCGATGCCGCTGTTAGGCTTAGCTATGCCTAAGTTAGATATATGCCTGTAACGGTATCCGACGTTAAGGGCGATGTTATCTTTGACGAAGTAATAAAGACCTGCGCCCGCATGATCTACGAAATTTGCGTGGGAGCCCTGGTCCCTCGTCCTCTCGGATATATATATGCCGCCGGTGCCGCCCTCGATGTAGGGATAGAATTTAGAGGTAAGCGGGTAGGCGTATTTAAGGCCGAAGCTGCAACCGGCCTCATAATTGGATGAGGGCTTTATGACCGGGTTGGCAAAAGGCTCGACCATGAACAGGAACATGCCCGGTATCTTCCAGTTCAGGCATTTCTTGAGGTTGAAACCGAAACGCCCCGAGAGATATACATTATCGTATTTCCTGATCGTTTCGGTATCGGAGCCGCGCCCGACGTCAGCCGTGCCCCATCCTGAGAAGAAACCTATCTCTTTAAGGCAGGTATCGCTCTTTACCGCCTCATTGTCTTCGGCCCCGCAAGCGGGAGCGCACACCAACACCAACGCCGCAACGCTAATGACCAAATACTTCACCATCACTTTTCCCCCTTTCTATTATTTTCCGAAGATCATTTTCAATGATACTAGGAACATCACCGCGCCGAACAATTTCTGTAAAAACATATTTGAAAGCCCTACGGCCGCTTTCGCACCAAAAAATCCCCCGATGAAAAAACCGAGGCAGATGAAGAGCGCCGCTTTCATGTCCACATAACCATTTTTATAATACACCATGGCGGCGAGAAGGCCTATAGGAGGAAGCAATAAAGCCATCGTTGTGCCTTGCGCCTGTAACTGAGAGAACTTGAAGAGATATATAAGCGCCGGGATCAATAAAAGGCCGCCGCCTATGCCCATAAGGCCGCTCAGCGCGCCCGCTGCCAGGCCTAAGACCAGGTAAACCGCTATAGTTGCCATTTTACGCTCCTTGTTCTCATTTATAATTTCACTCTTTCCTTTTGATTACTGGTGCGCCTGGTGCGAATTGAACGCACAACCTTCAGCTCCGGAGGCTGACGCTCTATCCAATTGAGCTACAGGCGCGTAATATTTCAAAGTGAAAAATTTGGTCTTTTACCTTTACTTTGCGTCTCGGCGATTGGTTCACTCGGGCTTTTTTATTACTCGCCGCATATCGATAGCCGGCTCCGTCATAAACCGCCTCTTCGTTCACCGAATCGCCTCGCGCATAGCAGACCTACGCTTGACCCAAATTTTTCACAACCAAAAAATCCCTGCTCCTTCCGCACCTTACGGACGGGGGTGGAACTTCTGGTGGATCTGTTTCAACCGTTCCTTATTTATATGCGTATATATCTGCGTCGTCGAGATGTTCACGTGGCCGAGCAGTTCCTGGACTATCCTCAGGTCCGCGCCGTTCTGCAAAAGGTGCGTGGCGAACGAGTGCCTCAACGTATGGGGAGTCACCCTCTTTTTTATCCTGGCGTCCTTGACATAATGCTTTATGACCATCCAAAATGTCTGGCGCGACATCGGCTTGCCAAGGCGGGTCAAGAAGATCGCCCCTGAGTCGGCTTTCTTTAAAAATTTCGGCCTCGCCTTCTCCAGATATTTCTGGATAGCATCCCTGGCTTTGCTGCCCACCGGTATTATGCGCTCCTTCTGGCCTTTCCCGAGGCATTTTACGAATCCCATATCAATATGGATATCCGTCAGTTTCAGGTTAACGAGTTCGGAGACGCGCATCCCGGTCGCATACATC
The nucleotide sequence above comes from Candidatus Omnitrophota bacterium. Encoded proteins:
- a CDS encoding CBS domain-containing protein; the encoded protein is MTDLITTHANADFDALASMVAARKLYPGARLVLPGSQERAVREFMSLCSDLVKIEYEKDASLENVTRLIIVETRLKSRIGKMAQLAGKKGVDVHIYDHHPRTGEDIKADKDIYGKTGASTTILVDLIKDREIKISPLEATIMALGIYEDTGSLSFPTTTREDIDMVSFLVSMGADLHLVSSYLRRELTDKELSLLALLIQSTEVHVINSVHVAIAAITSEQYVDDLSLLAHKLEEAENFNLIFVMVQTRDKVQFIARSGLPFVNVAKIAALFGGGGHPSAAGAVIRDMSLAEVKSKLIEYLRSHIHSDIKARELVTGKPVEMDIDEPVSAAREKLAKALSEYAVVKVNGRLEGIAALKDLDRAVSLGFGHARVKGYMSRKIFPVKPDTSVYAIQDMIQQKEVGCVPVFDGVNLLGLVTRSDILRAFHGRLFAAASGGDLKEEPRVTVNLTPRIKKAFPGKMAELLRLAGRLAEEMEFTAFAVGGFVRDLLLGVTNFDVDIVIEGNAIEYAKKLSKELCGVYVYHKRFGTATVFFPCPAGIAPSKSSGGKFRIDIAMTRTEIYERPAALPTVKFGPIENDLFRRDFTINAMAFRLGRQHFGELLDPFHGRIDLKEGVIRALHDLSFVDDPTRIFRGVRFEQRFDFRIEPHTESLIKKAVGLKMVDRTQKQRIREELIAILSEEKPLKAVKRLSELNELRFIDPGLTLKSKNIELFSAADEALAWYDNMHTGKKHALERWLVYLAVLLDELDPARTKKICGDFVFRKADAAKLISYKKNSEKILAALSKKEKLRPSVVCAHLDGFSHEAMVALMAKTRSQAARRRIASYMTKYALVKLDLRGDDLKKAGIEPGPHFKEIIRKTLRAKLDGKVKTKGEEVAFAVSHFKGDR
- a CDS encoding acyloxyacyl hydrolase; this encodes MVKYLVISVAALVLVCAPACGAEDNEAVKSDTCLKEIGFFSGWGTADVGRGSDTETIRKYDNVYLSGRFGFNLKKCLNWKIPGMFLFMVEPFANPVIKPSSNYEAGCSFGLKYAYPLTSKFYPYIEGGTGGIYISERTRDQGSHANFVDHAGAGLYYFVKDNIALNVGYRYRHISNLGIAKPNSGIDTNSVTAGVSLFY
- a CDS encoding TSUP family transporter, encoding MATIAVYLVLGLAAGALSGLMGIGGGLLLIPALIYLFKFSQLQAQGTTMALLLPPIGLLAAMVYYKNGYVDMKAALFICLGFFIGGFFGAKAAVGLSNMFLQKLFGAVMFLVSLKMIFGK
- the xerD gene encoding site-specific tyrosine recombinase XerD; amino-acid sequence: MEDFIKEFMDYLSVERGLSKNTLESYSRDLNKYAGYLKKKGINSLDKVKRPDIQDFMMGLKSDKLNASSIARNLVAIKVFHRYLTSQRLLKEDVTSVIETPKLWKTLPDVLDEKEVEAILDSPNTRLKQGLRDKAALELMYATGMRVSELVNLKLTDIHIDMGFVKCLGKGQKERIIPVGSKARDAIQKYLEKARPKFLKKADSGAIFLTRLGKPMSRQTFWMVIKHYVKDARIKKRVTPHTLRHSFATHLLQNGADLRIVQELLGHVNISTTQIYTHINKERLKQIHQKFHPRP